Genomic DNA from Oncorhynchus nerka isolate Pitt River linkage group LG17, Oner_Uvic_2.0, whole genome shotgun sequence:
ACATGCCATTTCCAGGGAAAGGGGCTTGATTAAATTCTCAGGTCATTTTATATCAATTTTACTtttgaaaaaaaaatatttattttaataaaataccaaatatgtTGCTGTAGTTCGTCTATGAATCCTAAAAACTATATATTATTTGAAGTTTacattaaactataatatttattaGGTACAAAAAGTGTCTGTGGACGTCTCATTACCGTAACACTTTTTCTAGTTCCTGTAAAAATCTGTTTTTAAATATAGTTTTATTTACCCCCTTCCTAGTTGGCTAGTTGGCACCCCTTCCAGGTGTCGCTTGtattccccagtgtatttatccctgtgtttcctgtctctctgtgccggttcgtcttgtatgtttccaagtcaaccagtggtTTTCCCATTCACCTGCTTTTTGcgttctcctttttctagtcctctcggttttgacccttgcctgttacTGGACTTTGTAccctcctgcctgaccattctacctgccttgaccacgagcctgtctgccactttgtacctcctggactctgatctggttttgctCTTTtcgcctgtccacgaccattctcttgcctacccctttggattagtaagcgtaagactccaaccatctgcctcaggtgtctgcatttgggtctcgccttgataGAGATAAAATTGTGatgagacatacagtatatctggggaagggtataaacAATTTatagagtgttgaaagtttccgAGATCACCGTGGTCTCCATAATTGAAAAAATATGGagctacccagactctgcctagaccTGGCCgtctgaccaaactgagcaaccgggcaagaagatgaccaagaacccactgaccactctgacagtactacagATTCCTTGGCTGAGATGACAGAACCTgtcagaaggacaacagtctctacagcacttcaccaatctgggctttatgaaAGTCCTTGAGCGGCCcagtcaaagcccagacttgaatcccattgaaaatctttGGAAAGACAAGAAGATTACTGTTCACTGCtgctccccatctaacttaacagagcttgagaaaatgtCTAAAATCTTTGTTgtgatgggttattgtgtgtagatgggtgagaagaaaatatatttaatcaattttcaattcaggctgtaacacaaaataaaagggtatgaatattttctgaaggcactgtttaaACAGGTTTGTTGTTTAGCTGTGTAGGCTGTGTGGTACACCACCATGGTCATTACCTCTATATCAGGAGCTCTCTTCCTTGTACCTAGTCTTCTTTGCTACACGTTTCAATTTACTCTTGTTTGTTCCTTGACTACACTGTCCTCCTCACTGCTCCCTTTTTCAATAAACACTGCAGAGGCCCTGGTCTCAAATTCTCTGTGCTATGCCAAACAGTACCTAACCTGTAACGGCTAATTCAGCTTCACATTAACCCGTTACAATCTGCTAGCTGGGGCAGGTCCAGAGTACAAAGACCTGCTGTGGTCTTAATGAGTATATCATTTAATGTATCAGTGGTTTCAAAAAGAACTCGAGAAAATAATATTACAaacagtatgtacagttgaagtgggaagtttacatacaccttaaccaaatacatttcaatacagtttttcacaattcctgacatttaatcctagtacaaattcccagtcttaggtctgttaggatcaccactttatttaagaatgtgaaatgtcagaataatagtagagagaatgatttatttcaacttttatttattccatcacattcccagtaggtcagaagtttacatccactcaattagtatttggtagcattgcctttaaattgtttaacttgggtcaaatgttttgggtagccttccacaatcttcccacaataagttgggtgaattttggcccatttctcctgacagagctggtgtaactgagtcaggtttgtaggcctccttgctcggacACGCTTTtttgttctgcccacaaattttctataggattgaggtcagggctttgtgatgtccagtccaataccttgactttgttgtccttaagccattttgccacaactttggaagtatgcttggggtcattgtccatttggaagacccatttaacttcctgactgatgtcttgagatgttgcttcaatatatctacataattttcctcccttgtgatgccatctattttgtgaagtgcacaccagtccctccttcagcaaagcacccccacaacatgatgctgccaccccccatgcttcacggttgggatggtgtcttcagcttgcaagcttccccctttttcctccaaacataatgatggtcattatggccaaacagttctattattgtttcatcagaccagaggacatttgtccaaaaagtatgatctttgtccccatgtgcagttgcaaaccatagtctggcttttttatggcggttttggagcagtggcatcttccttgctgactGGCCTTtccggttatgtcgatataggactcattttactgtggatatagatacttttgttcctgtttcctcaagcatcttcacaaggtcctttgctgttgttctgggattgattgcaCGTTTCGCACCAAATTACgcttatctctaggagacagaacgcgtctccttcctgagcggtatgaccgctgtgtggtcccatggtgtttatacttgcatactattgtttgtacagatgaatgtggtaccttcaggcatttggaaattgctcccaaggatgaaccagacttgtggaggtctacatttcttttttgaggttttggctgatttcttttgattttcccatgatgccaagcaaagaggcactgagttggaatgtcggccttgaaatacatccacaggtacacctccaattgactcaaattatgtcaattagcctatcagaagcttctaaagccatgacatcattttctggaattttccactgtttaaaggcactgtcaacctagtgtatgtaaacttctggcccactggaattgtgatacagtgaattataagtgaaataatctatctgtaaacaattgtagtAAAAAATactagatgtagatgtagatgccaaaacaatagtttgttcacaagaaatttgtggagtgattgaaaaacaagttttaatgactccaacctaagtatatgtaaacttccgacttcaactgtatgtaatttGCCAAATACTTTGCTTTCAAGTCACATGACTCTTGCCACATTGCTGTTGTCACACAAGGACAACTATACATCAAATAAATATTTGAGTCACTGGGATTAAAGTCCAACTcagtaaatgtaaatgatttggGTGTGCCAGCCTAGTCTCATTTAGGTGTTGTCCTTGGCTGTATTTACCAGACTGAATACTAGATTGCAGGTGTTATCGCCCTCTTGTGGTCTTGAATGGATCTGATTGGATACATAGGGTCTTTTATTGTTTATtactctgaacaaaaatataaatgcaacatgcaacaatttcaaatattgtactgagttacaattcatataaggaaataagtcaattgaaataaattcattaggccctaatctatagatttaacattactgggaatacagatatgcatctgttggtcacagataccttaaagaaAAGGTAGTGGCGTGGATCAGAaacccagtcagtatctggtgtgacaatttgcctcatgcagtgcgacacatctccctCGCATagtgttgatcaggctgttgattgtggcctgtggaatgttgtcccactccttcaAGGTCTGTGTGAAATTTCTAGATATtgacaggaactggaacacgctgtcgtacacgttgatccagagcatcctgaACAtggtcaatgggtgacatgtgtggtgagtatgcaggccatggaagaactgggacatattcagcttccaggaattgtgtacagatccttgcgacatagggccatgcattatcatgctgaaacatgaggtgatggcggcggatgaatggcacgacaatgggctatTCATCCTTGAAGGTCGctttagaaaatttggcagtacatccaaccggcctcacaaccacagaccacgtgtatagcgtcatgtgggtgagcggtttgctgatagcttatggtagagaaattaacatttacttgtgttgttaacaaaactgcacattttgaagtggccttttattgtccagcacaaggtgcacctgtgtaatgatcatgctgtttaatcagcttcttgacatgacacacctgtcaggtggatggattatcttggcaaaggagaaatgctcactatcagggatgtaaacaaatttgtgttcAACATCTGAGAGAAATCcttttttttgtgcatatggaaaatggcTGGGACCTTTtctttcagttcatgaaacatgggaccaacactttacatattgtgtttatatttttgttaagagTAGTTAAGTTCCCAGTAAGCTACAGTGGTTACTCTAAGAAATATTTCACATATGATTCCAAGAATATTTGAAGCACAATTTAAATATGAATACTAGGAAGTACAACCCCCTCCCATTACATGACTTAACCTGCTTATATTATCCTATGTTGAGGCAGAGATATATGCTGTATCTATGATGAGGGCCTAAAATATCTCCCTCTGACTCATTCACCTTTCTGCTATCAGAGGCTTCAAAACCACAAAGTTTTGTCCAAGTGTTGGTGGCCTACCCTGCTGATCTTTATTTACAGGAAACAATGAAGTGTTGTAGATATGTCATTGTTTACCCAGGTTTGCAGTTTCATTTGAAAATCACAGAACAACATATGTCCTTTTGACTAAAATGTGTATGTTGCTTTATTTGTCCCATTCTAACCCATTAATCCAGGTGACAATTCATTATGTTCTTATTTTCCCTCTAGTGAAGCACTGTAACTCAATCTGTATTGACCTCTCAGTGCTCTACAATTTAGTAAATGCCTCCTCCTCCTTAAACCCCTCTTGTGAGAACAGGATGTTTTCCCTGCAGTTCTGGTATGTGACTGGGAGATCCCCACAAAGGCTGCCCTGTCAAACCCATCACTATAATGTCGTTATATAGGCCGACCTATTCCATCAAACTAACGCGCTGCTCTTATGTGGAATCAAGCAGCACCTATTCTGCAAAGGTAGCTATGAAATGTAAGTCCTTTGAAATGAAAAGTACATGGCTTTTTAAGTTCCATACATTTATGAATTTGAGGCCAGGCACAGAATGTTATAAAATTGAGCTTTACGCATTATGCTTGTCAAATATGTTGCAGAAACATGGGATGTCAGAATATCATTTTGAACTTGAGACAAAAAAACAATTCATTCAGATGGGGAACAATAAATAAAATCACGCCCTTCTGTAAACAACAGTTTTCTGTGTAACCAATTGTATTTTACAACAAACGTAGTTGCTTATGACTGAATAGAATTTTCACCATTCACAAAGCGTATTGGGAGGTTCCTAATGGGTGAACCGGCCAATGAAGGTCCATCGTGGGTTGGTTTTCGTTCTTGCACGAGGAAATTCCGATTAGTGAGGGGATTCGATTAATGCTCAGGGCATTCCCCGGGTGACCCGGCTTAGCGTTGATTGCGTCCATTTGGAACCGGGCCTCATCCCGGGCATGAGCCGGGTGCTCCGTTTTGGCCGGCGGAGAAGtcggctcaaaacaaaagtgactTTGGGTTAAGGTCGTGGAGTAACGAGTATTGATTATGTGTTAACAAATGCAAAAGTGATTGATTAAGATAAAAACGCTTTATCTGCCGTTACAATGAAAACCAGTTTGAAAATTCGCGCATATATTTTATGATAAATAGATGTATGTTTCTGAACGATGCTGCACTATTCACAATATGACTGAGCGGCGCAGattactgtttgatttgaaaagaGCGTGCCTCGCTCACCGGTTTCGCCCGGTCACGTGTTGGGCCATAGTTCGGTTCAAACCGAGGCATCTTAATCGAACTCTTCCATTGACATACGTAGGTACTTTTCCTAGCCAATGAACTTCAGCGGTGGGATGGCCTGGTTTGGAATTTTGACCTCTCACGTTCATCCAAAGGAGGGTCCAAATTCTTTGTCTTCAGATTTCCTACATGACACCAGAGACAGCCTATTATGAAGGAGTAGGGGTGCGGCTACTAGGTTCCTTGTCCACCCAAATCATCTGTGGGCATTGGTTATGTTGACATGTCCCGCCTACTGGCCGGTCTGCGGACTTCACACAGGCAGTTGTGTGTTTCATAAAAATGCACTCTGATGCGGCAAGTAAGTAGCTATAGTAGTGGCTTTTGGTGTGTTTAGGCTCCTCGTATTGATAACTTACGTAACAGCGACCGGATCTATTGCATCTATCTGTTTGCCTTTAGATTTAACTGTTAATCGAGTGTCAAATAGAGGTATGTGCAGACTATCTGTCTATTGCCATTCTCTTTGTATTTCCAAGTGTTGTCTTGGGGCGCAACAAAGGGACTGTACTGTGTTATTGCTGAATGTACGCACTTTTTGTTGACTTATTGTTAGGACAACTAACGTTGCAAAGGATACTATTCGGTTGAATACATCAGCTAAATATGTAATTATTGTCGACCTATTATACTGCTATTTTGTCGCTTATTTACGGACGGGAATGAAGTGCTACTGCAAAGCAAGTTACACTTGGAACAATGTTGTGTAGGCTAAATAGGTCAGTTTTCCAGTCAACTGCGGAAAATTACAGAGGATGAAAATTGTGACGCAGTtctgtaaaatatatttatatgCTTGCTGCAATAGAGCTGTCCGACTGCGCGTCATATACATCAACTGTTGCAAGAGAACCATAAGATACTTGCATGCACTATTCCATAGGATGTAACATTTTTGTATCGATATAATATGCATTCATCAGTTGGGGTGAGTGTCAGGAGAGGGGTGCAGAATGAAATGTTAATTTCTGAGGGCGGGAATTGTAGTGTAATTCCACTCTCCATTGATCAAGATCTTAGAGCCTTGATCCAGGAAATGGACTACAACAACCATAatgtctccctctactctccaGATACTTTGTAAACTCTGTGCAAGTTGTGTGTCTGTATTGCTATTTTAAGTAGTCTATTCAGTTAGTGCTATCATGAGGTTCGGCCTTTCGTTGATCTAGGTGTGTGAGCGTTTTGACTAAAGAAACGGATTAAAAACGAAAATGACACTTTGTGAGCGCAGATGAGAAGATTACATGTTTTATTGGATAGGCCATGTCGGCGTGGTTTTTAATCATAATCGACCACTCTACTTTTTTTGTCTGGCGTTCTGTGAACCCTGTTACGTTTGAATACAATCCTCATCTGTCATTCCTGCTCATGATCTGACTGTGACTACAGTATTATATTACTGTCTTCTAATGTATCTACGTAGCTACTGTCCTTCATACCTATTTCTTGTTGGTATTATGCCTACTGAACGATTATAACTGCTCAGCATAAAAATGAACATTTTATTGTCAATCCCATCACGATGAAAGGCATTGATTATGTGCAGTTATGGCTGTTTGACATCACTATTTAGTCATCCCAACTACTTTGATGCAAATTATGAAGGTGATTAAGATGGTTACATGCATACCTTCTCATTCCTATTGGCTGAATGCAAAGATGTGACCCCTATGACAGAGGGAGGAGCATGATGATGTAGGCAGGGTGTGGGTAACAGATGGTGAGTTCTCCCAGCTATCAGTGACCTGGGAAACCTATATTTCTGTGAGAAGGTTATGTTTCTCTGAGAAGCAGATAATTGTTTAATATTGCCTACTGTTGCTGTTGCGCGTCTGTTCCATATCTAATGCATGTAATGTAGTGGTGTTACATTTAGAGATGTGCTGAAATGTACTTTTCCTCCTTTAGATTTTCAGCTGAACTCTCATTTTTCTACATTGGCCAGCATCCACAAAATCTACCACACCCTGCACAGGCTGGTAAAAGCATTTTGCCCTCATACCATTATGTGTTTTTCATGTGACATATGAGTACCAGCCACCTGTTCCAACAGTTTACATTATGGAGTTACTCTGGCAAAACGCTAAGAATTTGATCATGGACATTTACCCCTATCTACAAATGAATCCTAGTTATTAATGAGTTATAGACATGGATAGATTTTTCTATTCCTGGATGGATACTTAAAAGGGATTAATTCATCCTTCCTCTCATCctatttctctcctccctctctctctctgaaataaTAACTGCATCTCTAAAGGTTACAAGCTTGAGGAAATGAGAGCGCAGGCCTCCCCTCACACCCTTCCCTTGCTCACTGCATGCGGACGCcggtgctgctgtgtgtgtgtgtgtgtgtctcttggtGGGGGTTGCCTAATATAGTTCCATTTATCTCTCCACTCAGAACCTGACGGAGGACGTTGGACAGGACGGTCACTCCACAGGTACCGACCCTGCCTGCACCTTAATGCAGACCCACATGACACTTACTAGctataggtttccatccaattggcggcAGGTTTTAACACAATATTATCATTTTCCACATGTGTGTTTCCATCTAATTGATtaaaggctgtgcgtgatgacgtagtgcacatgaAAATGACTTTAGCTGTTCAATTCCCATGTACCAAAAGAAAAagacaagttaaatgggtttctatTGAATTTTATACCCTACTGATTGTTTTGTCACAATCCTTTTGGTTATATAGCGAATTTTCCCACTCTGGCCTTGGCAAGttcgctctagccaacagctcacggatacagtgcgggtatagcctacatgatgagattattatggacaaaaagatttatttgtcaaatggcagtcaagcatcgatcatcatgtcaccagaataagaccttcCATATTTattgaaaggagcatcaagctcatcattGTGCTCTTTCACCAACCTgggaagttcatcataacttatttaatctgtagTCTAACTGCATGCTTTTccaagtcgtagtgggaggaccacacaacatatcatcgcGTGGCTCCCTAGTTTACTTCGATGTGATGGTtatttgcgcataaaggcatttccatggccatttctcacataatacattttaccgacgcaaaaagatcccaccttgtctagcgtgttttgttttgtcgacatttggaaagtttaccgacAATTTTGCTGTTTCCATCACGGCCTGTCAATACATTTTCTATCTGACATGTatttactcgcataaaaaggttggatggaaacctggttgctgttctctatatctctctcctcactctctgtctctctcgtatTGTGTTTCTCTCAGCCTGCCGCTCCAGAGCCATGCCTCCGAGGAAAAAGAGGAGACCCACTACTGGAGATGATCTGTCAGCTAAGAAGAGTCGCCAGGACAGGTACTACCAACCTGCTACACCAACGAATGCATCAGTTACATCAGGTTTTACACAATAAAAGGAATTATATCCAACTTATTTAGATTCACTAATCACTCGTGGACAGGCTGTCAAAAGACGGGGATGAATAACACCTCCATCACACCgacaccagaagtacattcatttccaaatAAACGCtgtgtttgccttgcagcattacCTTGCGGAGGCAGTTGCAGTGCATTCTTTGTGGTCTATATATCCAACGTATGCATCAAATTGTATGCGTCGGGCTAGACAGAAATAGTAGCAAAAGGTggatgttgaacttttgttgcacacatatccagtaAACATTTTTGGATTTGCATAATAAAAATGATGTGTCATTTAATTACGAAGCGTTGATGCAAAGACGCTGTCAGTCTTATCGAGGCATAGCGAATAACAGTTGTTGATGTGCGCAGGTTTTTGTCACTGGTTATTTGAACAAGTCTTGATTTAGCGGGTGTGCGCGTCTTATCGAAAATCCGGGAAGGGGAGGGTACGTTTGACCCATAGCCTTGCAGAGAGAGGCGGGTGGAGCTACCACCCTGCTTTTGCTCCTCAGTCCAGTATCTTTTTTCTCATACATCTCCCCCAGAACCTAATCCAGTATGTTACGCAATTGCGTGCAATTTTTGTTCTGGATTTTCAACTGTTCACTGAAACGGTATGCATGCGTGATGACACGTGATTTGTCTCCCCAGTGGATTTGCATACTTCATTGTCAGCTTAGAAATCCAAAAGAGCAGCAAGAGGACTTTCCATCACATAGCTCATCCAATAGTTATTTGTCAGGATTAACTTTTTTCTCCATCGTAGTATTTGATATGCTCCTAGACGGTAGGATTTTAGGTCACACTGTATTCCCAGCACCCGCAGTAATGTGTGAAATATGCTGGGTGTGCAGTGCCGTAGATTGTGTCTGAATGGTCTTTTTCAAAATGCAGTGTTTTTAGAAAACATGAGGCACCACAAATCCGAGAGGAAGAGACCTTCTCCAGTAAAAGATGTCTGGAGTGGTTCTATGAGTACGCAGGTGAGACTCAAGGTTTGTAAATATACATTTTGCAATTCTCTATCAGTTTATATAAGCACACTGACCATAATGGTGTAAATACCTTTGTTAATTTTAGATTTGGGTTTTCATGTCATAGTTGAATTGTACTGTGTGAGAGCTGTGAATCGGGCATCATTGATTGCTTCATAAAGGATGTCTCTTGCTTGCTGAAATGATGTCATAGATTAATGTTTTGTGTTTGTCACCTGCAGGTGGGATAGGGTCATAGAGAATTGTTACGTATGTATGTACGCATTGTGATTGTAATTTTTGCTGTGATGATGTCAGAATACTTTGTTACCTCATTCTATGTCATAGAATTCTATGACATCATAACAATAGCGATTACAATCATAGTTTTCGTGATGCGATGTCATAATAGGGACTGCTTTGACCTCCACATTATGATATCACACCATGTAAATATAATAGAATCTCTATGGTTGTGATGTCATAGCATTGTTGTGTCTGTGGCATACTATGCTGTCATAATATCAGAGATTAATCCTATGTGTTTGTTTCTGGTAGGAGTGGATGATGTCATAAATAATGgccctgtatatatatgtgtgtatcttTGATAGGCTGTGATGATGTCGTGGGGCCAGAGGGAATGGAGAAGTTCTGTGAAGATATTGGAGTGGAACCAGAGAATGTAAGGATGGCTAGTCACCCATCTACATAGACATGACATTTGTAATCCATCCACATGTGCATGCACTTGGTGGTTATAGTTGGGTACAGCTCTGTTATTCAGCGATGGCACAAAGACGAAAATGACTCATTGAAAAGTAAACATCTCATTGTGTTATAGCATGTGagtgtatgctgttctttgtgaACAGGTGGTGATGCTGGTTTTGGCCTGGAAGCTGGATGCCCAGAGTATGGGCTACTTCACTCTACAGGAGTGGTTGAAAGGCATGGGCTCCCTGCAGTAAGTCTCTGCTCTCAGTTTGTGTGTTTTACTGTACGTG
This window encodes:
- the LOC115145113 gene encoding LOW QUALITY PROTEIN: DCN1-like protein 4 (The sequence of the model RefSeq protein was modified relative to this genomic sequence to represent the inferred CDS: inserted 1 base in 1 codon); its protein translation is MSRLLAGLRTXTQAVVCFIKMHSDAANFQLNSHFSTLASIHKIYHTLHRLNLTEDVGQDGHSTACRSRAMPPRKKRRPTTGDDLSAKKSRQDSVFRKHEAPQIREEETFSSKRCLEWFYEYAGCDDVVGPEGMEKFCEDIGVEPENVVMLVLAWKLDAQSMGYFTLQEWLKGMGSLQCDSTERLRNSLDYLRSVLNDTTNFKLIYRYAFDFAREKDQRSLDLNTAKCMLGLLLGKTWPLFPVFNQFLEQSKYKVINKDQWCNVLEFSRTINLDLSNYDEDGAWPVLLDEFVEWYKEREMS